The following proteins are co-located in the uncultured Draconibacterium sp. genome:
- a CDS encoding Eco57I restriction-modification methylase domain-containing protein, which translates to MNLVSEKIKRRTGRNHGVVFTCSDVVSFILDEANYHHDLNLSTIRILEPAAGNGSFALEIIKRLYNSSIIYHFDFIEAFKNNVRFIELDSHSYSQLIVRINQFLSRNDIDYKITGGHEIINTDFLTHYFYEYFDCIVGNPPYIRHELIPEKYKKEYRKRFKTFKYRADIYILFYEKSLQLLNKNGLLSFICSNRWLYNQYGQLLRHEISQNYNLKKILNIENASPFDENVIAYPCVTTIENSSREKETLYFESSSEVISFNSLKFRRISNPTNSSWENIFLRYNINHSALNGIIEQGFEIGIGVATGADKIFIIDEAQKDRIEKNRLLPLITTKDLLLNKISWRKQFVINPYEKGQLCDLEKYPKLKRYFEQHKEKLKQRHTAKANPDKWFKTIDKIKPELVAKPKLLLPDIAGIKKLLIDEGEFYPHHNLYYITGQATDKLKILASILMSNFIREQLSQIGIRMNGGFPRFQAQILKKLRIPNIEYLTSDEKTALIESYDSLDLLTINKIMKKYCTRYFV; encoded by the coding sequence ATGAATTTAGTAAGTGAGAAAATAAAAAGAAGAACTGGTAGAAATCACGGTGTGGTTTTTACATGTTCAGATGTTGTCAGTTTCATACTTGATGAAGCTAATTACCACCATGATTTGAATTTAAGTACTATTAGAATATTGGAACCAGCAGCAGGTAATGGTTCATTTGCATTAGAAATAATTAAAAGACTATATAACTCTTCAATAATTTATCATTTCGATTTTATTGAGGCATTTAAAAATAATGTGCGATTTATCGAGCTTGATTCACATAGTTATTCTCAGTTAATAGTGAGAATAAATCAATTTTTATCAAGAAACGACATTGATTACAAAATCACCGGAGGACACGAAATTATAAATACTGATTTCCTTACACATTATTTCTATGAATATTTCGATTGCATTGTTGGAAATCCACCTTACATAAGGCATGAGTTGATTCCAGAAAAATATAAAAAGGAATATCGAAAAAGATTTAAAACCTTTAAATATCGGGCAGATATTTATATTCTATTTTATGAAAAGTCGTTACAGTTGCTAAACAAAAATGGATTACTCTCATTTATCTGCTCAAACCGCTGGCTATATAATCAATACGGACAATTATTAAGACACGAGATATCCCAAAATTATAACCTTAAGAAAATTCTAAATATTGAAAACGCATCGCCTTTTGATGAAAATGTCATTGCATATCCATGCGTTACCACAATTGAGAATAGCTCAAGAGAAAAGGAAACTCTTTATTTTGAATCATCCTCAGAGGTAATCAGTTTTAATTCCCTAAAATTTCGAAGAATATCAAATCCAACGAATTCTTCTTGGGAAAATATTTTCTTAAGGTATAATATTAATCACTCTGCTTTAAATGGAATAATTGAACAAGGATTTGAAATTGGCATTGGTGTTGCAACAGGTGCTGATAAAATTTTCATCATTGACGAGGCACAAAAGGATAGAATTGAAAAAAACAGACTTCTTCCATTAATTACCACAAAAGATTTATTATTAAACAAGATAAGTTGGAGAAAACAATTTGTCATTAATCCTTATGAGAAAGGTCAACTTTGTGACTTGGAAAAGTATCCAAAACTAAAGCGATATTTTGAACAACATAAAGAAAAACTAAAACAACGCCATACAGCTAAGGCAAACCCTGATAAATGGTTTAAGACAATCGATAAAATCAAACCTGAATTAGTAGCAAAACCAAAATTATTGCTTCCTGATATTGCGGGAATAAAAAAATTGCTCATTGATGAAGGAGAATTTTATCCGCATCACAACCTATACTACATAACAGGACAAGCGACTGATAAACTAAAAATTTTGGCTTCCATCTTAATGTCAAACTTTATACGTGAGCAGTTATCGCAAATTGGCATTCGAATGAATGGAGGTTTCCCTAGATTTCAAGCTCAGATTCTAAAAAAGTTGAGAATCCCTAATATCGAATATTTGACTTCTGATGAGAAAACAGCCTTAATAGAATCATACGACAGCTTGGATTTATTGACGATTAACAAAATAATGAAAAAATACTGCACCCGATATTTTGTATAA
- a CDS encoding GNAT family N-acetyltransferase: MMEIRKVNIQDIDELEEIGKLTFAETFSSENSEDNMKEYLEKGFSTDKLTAELTDPNAEFYFAQLDRKTIGYLKVNVGQSQTEIKDKNALEIERIYVLKEFHGKKVGQILYEKAIELAKEKNMEYVWLGVWEQNPRAIRFYEKNGFVAFDKHIFKLGDDEQTDIMMKLKLK, encoded by the coding sequence ATGATGGAAATTAGAAAAGTAAATATTCAAGATATTGATGAATTAGAAGAAATCGGGAAATTGACTTTTGCCGAGACTTTTTCTTCCGAAAACAGTGAAGACAATATGAAAGAATATTTGGAAAAAGGATTTTCGACTGACAAACTTACAGCAGAACTGACTGACCCAAACGCTGAATTTTACTTTGCCCAACTTGACAGAAAAACAATCGGATATTTGAAAGTAAACGTTGGACAATCACAAACCGAAATAAAGGACAAAAACGCACTCGAAATAGAACGTATTTACGTCCTAAAAGAATTTCACGGGAAAAAAGTCGGACAAATCCTTTACGAAAAAGCGATTGAATTAGCTAAAGAAAAAAATATGGAATATGTTTGGCTGGGAGTATGGGAACAAAACCCGAGAGCGATCCGATTCTATGAAAAAAATGGATTTGTAGCATTTGACAAACACATCTTCAAACTCGGAGATGACGAACAGACCGACATAATGATGAAACTAAAATTGAAGTAA
- a CDS encoding DUF3945 domain-containing protein, with protein sequence MEQKNNDQEVLLVKEKNENKLKAVSGFDEKGKLKTEAPKQVHAGSFLKIDRHSNPLENFFTNFNRQYKNPTDFQFFKVPANLVEKTATVLDKLLKNPDTPSNKEMLEKHEVKPGDFSKEQTQEERPNLIDENKVDWAQLEMLGVSKDFLKNTKNLEPMLNYQKSPGLIPITIKTDNLNIRTDARLALRQDENGDFKLAVHAVRNNPELDRPYFGVTLTDEDKQNLLKTGNAGRIIHPQYKEGESTPVFLSIDKLTNELVAARADKIKIPDEIKGVKFDENQKKELAEGRSIYVEGMTARSGKEFNAHLQIDADKRGIGFRFDNQQQQGQKQNEQKQVRIPNSLLGKELTEDQQQKLEKRETIYVAGMKDKKGEEFNAYIKVNDEKGKLDFYKWNPDKAQTLGAEVTPDNKSKTQVAVNSEGKTNEATKDLKEPLKKDQVNLSERQQTTKRNRAKSHSM encoded by the coding sequence ATGGAACAAAAAAACAATGACCAGGAAGTATTACTGGTTAAAGAAAAAAACGAAAACAAGCTAAAAGCCGTAAGTGGTTTTGATGAAAAAGGGAAACTAAAAACAGAGGCTCCCAAACAAGTCCATGCAGGCAGTTTCCTGAAAATCGACAGGCACAGCAATCCGCTGGAGAACTTCTTCACCAATTTCAATCGACAGTATAAAAATCCCACCGATTTTCAGTTTTTCAAAGTACCGGCTAACCTGGTGGAGAAGACCGCAACCGTTCTGGATAAGCTATTAAAGAATCCGGATACCCCGTCCAACAAAGAGATGTTGGAAAAGCATGAGGTAAAACCCGGTGACTTTTCGAAAGAACAAACTCAGGAAGAACGGCCCAATCTGATTGATGAGAACAAAGTTGACTGGGCACAGTTAGAAATGCTGGGTGTCTCAAAAGATTTTCTGAAAAACACGAAAAATCTTGAGCCCATGTTAAACTACCAGAAGTCGCCAGGTTTGATTCCGATTACCATTAAAACCGATAACCTGAACATCCGTACCGATGCACGGCTGGCCTTGCGTCAGGATGAAAATGGTGATTTTAAACTGGCCGTTCATGCCGTTCGCAACAATCCCGAACTCGACCGTCCATATTTTGGAGTCACCTTAACTGACGAGGATAAACAAAACTTGCTAAAAACCGGAAATGCCGGAAGAATTATACATCCTCAGTACAAAGAGGGAGAGAGTACTCCGGTATTTTTATCCATTGATAAACTCACCAACGAACTTGTTGCAGCAAGGGCTGATAAAATAAAAATTCCCGATGAAATAAAAGGCGTAAAGTTCGATGAAAACCAAAAGAAAGAGCTGGCCGAAGGACGCTCAATTTACGTGGAAGGTATGACAGCACGTAGTGGAAAAGAATTTAATGCCCATCTGCAAATTGATGCCGATAAACGAGGTATAGGTTTCCGATTTGATAATCAGCAGCAACAAGGGCAAAAACAAAACGAGCAAAAACAGGTGCGTATTCCCAATTCTCTTTTGGGAAAGGAACTTACCGAAGACCAGCAACAAAAGCTGGAAAAGCGGGAAACCATATATGTTGCCGGAATGAAAGACAAAAAAGGCGAGGAATTTAACGCCTACATAAAGGTAAACGATGAAAAGGGGAAGCTCGATTTTTATAAATGGAACCCTGATAAAGCCCAAACCTTAGGTGCGGAAGTTACTCCTGATAATAAAAGCAAAACACAAGTCGCTGTAAATTCAGAGGGAAAAACCAACGAGGCGACCAAAGACTTAAAAGAACCGCTGAAAAAGGATCAGGTGAATCTGTCGGAGCGTCAACAAACCACAAAACGAAACCGGGCGAAATCGCACTCAATGTAA
- a CDS encoding DUF1896 family protein, whose protein sequence is MKTTPTELSWFKLSLLHFLYESHPELTDNNDLLNTRSDLAAECYSQAIKNGLNHQEAEELAHKELYKGLHFSKHDTLVTIIWNEFPGIIPLEEAKEFAVRFLPEAVPVFEKYRLNDEFAFSSEFNDLYTELTGRIEIWLEEHEL, encoded by the coding sequence ATGAAAACAACACCCACAGAACTCTCATGGTTTAAGTTGTCATTGCTTCACTTTTTATACGAAAGTCATCCTGAGTTAACAGACAATAATGATTTGCTGAATACCCGAAGTGATCTTGCGGCAGAATGCTATTCGCAGGCTATTAAAAATGGGCTCAACCATCAGGAAGCAGAAGAACTGGCACATAAGGAGTTGTACAAAGGGCTTCACTTTTCAAAACACGATACCCTGGTAACCATTATTTGGAATGAGTTCCCGGGAATAATCCCGTTGGAAGAGGCCAAAGAGTTTGCTGTTCGGTTTCTGCCGGAAGCAGTTCCTGTTTTTGAAAAATATAGACTAAATGATGAATTTGCCTTTAGCTCTGAGTTCAACGATTTGTACACCGAGCTAACAGGAAGGATAGAAATCTGGCTGGAAGAACATGAACTTTAA
- a CDS encoding N-6 DNA methylase, whose protein sequence is MSQLYPKDKIRTEGFEEIESRFNNHFDVVSSNIPFGDVAAFDIAYLKSSDKVRQQASRSIHNYFFLKGVDALKDGGVLAFITSQGVMNSPKNEPIRRHLMEHTNLVSAIRLPNNLFKDYAGTEVGSDLVILQKDNQKRKQTQQEKAFVQSEKYSSGVYNNTYFNDLQRIIHTRGYVDKDPYGKPAQVFIHEGGIPGIASDLKKTLESDLRTRLDLELFQREKTHKIAVGFSKNSPSGELQKEQAPQNLYDLLGFRQEERTQINTIRRRKQPKTKSKQLNLFTTPGKVNRTIKNNKIPTLPNERNYSGELRAHLKKGSLVKDNNQLGYLKEWNENGGTFKQLHLSPQQEAKAFLFIQLRDVYQKLYQNEADTQQEDKRSRQELNTHYDEFVKNFSQLIDPRNLGLIKMDPSANEVLALERGTNGDLVKADIFKQPVAFNANELDQVETPEEALAASLNKFGEVQTDYMLSLLDGKSREELVGELHGRIYYNPLIKNYEVADRFVAGNVVEKAQKIEDYLKKHPNDESSQESLKVLQNAIPKPIAFAELDFNFGERWKPAHIYGQYASHLFKTVVDIHYSPSVDEFSVKNQFTNANIYEKYAVRSQSRTYDGIALLKHALVNTTPNITKRIMVSDKEVKVKDSEAIQLANSKIDEIRNGFTDWLNEQKSKFKQDLSDLYNNTFNCYVRPNYDGSHQIFPNLDLKALGIEGLYNSQKDAVWMLKQNGGGICDHEVGAGKTLIMCFGAYEMKRLKLANKPMIVGLKANIHEIAQTFRTAYPYAKLLYPGKQDFTLSKRVKIFNDIKNNSWDAIILTHDQFGMIPQSPEVQKQILQAELDSVEENLEVVKRQGGEVSRGMLKGLLKRQQNLEVKLKTIAHDIENRKDNVVDFMMMGIDHLFVDESHRFKNLMFNTRHDRVAGMGNPQGSQRALNMLFAIRTIQERTGKDLGATFLSGTTISNSLTELFLLFKYLRPKELERQQIKTFDAWAAVYAKKTTDYEFSVTNEIVQKERFRYFIKVPELAAFYNEITDYRTAKDIGIDRPVKNEILYNIPPTPQQEEFIKKLVTFAKNGDATLLGRPPLSEREEKAKMLIATNYARKMSLDMRMISPHYDDHIDNKASHCAAQIHSYYKKFDEYKGTQFVFSDLGTYKPGELTPYSEIKRKLVEDYHIPAYEIRFIQEAKTEKARKTLITAMNEGRIRVLFGSTDMLGTGVNAQKRAVALHHLDSPWRPSDLEQREGRAIRKGNEIAKLVADNKVDVIIYAVEKSLDSYKFNLLHNKQLFIQQLKTNNLGKRTIDEGSLDEKSGMNFSEYVAILSGNTDLLVKAKLEKRIAALESERHAFNRSKSTARFKLEDIHESIDTHQKIITKMQTDWTTFNGAFQKDESGNVINAIRIDGVNGSNPKNIGARLNEISESIRTDSEFRRIGSLYGLSILVKTEASMKDGFDFKENRFFIEGESGLKYTYNNGHIAKDPKLASSSFLKAMERIPYLIDNHKKYAENAGKDIPVLEEVVNSTWRKEGELKDLKAELAGLERKILYSYIDNEPNKVKISI, encoded by the coding sequence TTGAGTCAACTTTATCCGAAAGATAAAATTCGAACTGAAGGTTTTGAAGAAATCGAATCCCGATTTAATAATCACTTCGATGTCGTTTCCTCCAATATTCCCTTTGGCGATGTGGCTGCGTTTGATATTGCCTATTTAAAGAGCTCTGATAAAGTTAGACAGCAGGCGAGCCGGAGTATCCATAATTACTTTTTTCTAAAAGGAGTTGATGCCTTAAAAGATGGAGGGGTACTGGCTTTTATTACTTCCCAGGGAGTAATGAATTCTCCCAAAAACGAACCAATTCGCAGGCACTTAATGGAGCATACGAATCTGGTTTCAGCCATCCGACTGCCCAACAACCTGTTTAAGGATTATGCCGGAACGGAAGTTGGAAGTGATCTGGTAATCCTGCAAAAAGACAATCAAAAAAGAAAACAAACTCAGCAAGAAAAGGCTTTTGTACAAAGTGAAAAATATTCCAGTGGAGTTTATAATAATACTTATTTCAACGATCTACAGCGAATCATTCATACCAGGGGATATGTCGATAAAGATCCATACGGAAAACCAGCGCAGGTATTTATCCATGAAGGTGGAATTCCCGGAATTGCATCCGATCTGAAAAAGACGCTGGAATCCGATCTAAGGACAAGACTTGATCTTGAATTATTCCAAAGAGAGAAAACTCACAAAATTGCAGTTGGTTTTTCAAAGAATAGTCCATCAGGAGAACTTCAAAAAGAACAAGCTCCTCAAAACCTATATGATCTTCTTGGTTTCAGGCAGGAAGAACGAACCCAAATAAATACCATTAGAAGGCGCAAACAGCCAAAAACAAAAAGCAAACAATTAAACCTGTTTACTACCCCCGGAAAAGTAAATAGAACGATAAAAAATAACAAAATCCCCACGCTGCCAAACGAAAGAAATTATTCCGGAGAGTTACGGGCACATTTAAAAAAAGGTTCGTTGGTAAAGGACAATAATCAGTTAGGTTACCTTAAAGAATGGAATGAAAACGGGGGGACTTTTAAACAACTGCATCTAAGTCCTCAGCAGGAAGCCAAAGCATTTTTATTTATACAGCTAAGGGATGTCTATCAAAAGCTTTATCAAAACGAAGCCGATACACAACAGGAAGATAAGCGCAGCCGGCAAGAGCTTAACACGCATTACGATGAATTTGTTAAGAACTTCAGTCAGCTAATCGATCCCAGGAATCTTGGGTTGATAAAAATGGATCCGTCAGCCAACGAGGTATTGGCATTGGAACGAGGTACGAATGGTGATTTAGTCAAAGCAGATATTTTCAAACAACCTGTTGCTTTTAATGCCAATGAATTGGACCAGGTGGAAACACCGGAAGAAGCCCTGGCCGCATCTTTAAATAAATTCGGGGAAGTACAAACCGATTATATGCTATCCTTGCTGGATGGAAAGAGCAGAGAGGAACTGGTTGGCGAGCTACACGGACGAATCTATTACAACCCGCTTATAAAGAATTATGAAGTTGCAGACCGTTTTGTTGCCGGGAATGTTGTTGAAAAAGCACAAAAAATAGAAGACTATCTAAAAAAGCATCCAAACGATGAATCTTCACAAGAGTCGCTTAAAGTATTGCAAAATGCAATTCCAAAACCTATTGCCTTTGCTGAACTTGATTTTAATTTTGGGGAACGTTGGAAACCAGCACACATCTATGGACAATATGCCAGCCACTTGTTTAAAACAGTAGTTGATATCCATTATTCGCCATCGGTAGATGAGTTTTCGGTAAAAAACCAGTTTACAAACGCCAATATCTATGAAAAGTATGCCGTAAGATCGCAGAGTCGCACCTACGATGGAATTGCCCTGTTGAAACATGCTCTAGTGAATACTACTCCCAACATTACCAAACGAATAATGGTTAGCGACAAAGAAGTAAAGGTTAAAGACAGCGAAGCCATCCAGCTAGCCAATAGTAAGATTGACGAAATAAGAAATGGATTTACAGATTGGCTAAACGAACAGAAATCAAAGTTTAAACAGGATTTAAGCGATTTATACAACAACACTTTCAATTGTTATGTGCGGCCAAATTACGATGGTTCGCATCAAATTTTTCCAAATCTCGATTTAAAGGCACTGGGAATTGAAGGTTTGTACAACAGCCAGAAAGATGCGGTTTGGATGTTAAAACAAAACGGAGGTGGTATTTGTGATCACGAAGTAGGAGCCGGAAAAACATTAATAATGTGTTTCGGAGCCTACGAAATGAAACGCCTAAAACTAGCCAATAAGCCTATGATTGTCGGGTTAAAAGCCAATATTCACGAAATTGCACAAACTTTTCGGACGGCATATCCCTATGCAAAATTGCTTTATCCGGGCAAACAGGATTTTACACTTTCAAAAAGAGTTAAGATTTTTAACGACATTAAAAACAATTCCTGGGATGCCATTATTCTAACCCACGACCAATTTGGAATGATACCTCAATCTCCCGAAGTTCAAAAGCAAATCCTGCAGGCTGAGTTGGATAGTGTTGAAGAAAACCTTGAGGTGGTTAAAAGACAAGGAGGCGAAGTCTCACGGGGAATGTTAAAAGGATTATTGAAGCGTCAACAAAACCTTGAGGTAAAATTAAAAACTATCGCCCACGATATTGAAAACAGAAAAGACAATGTAGTTGATTTTATGATGATGGGCATTGATCATCTTTTTGTTGATGAAAGTCACCGGTTTAAGAATCTGATGTTTAATACACGTCACGATCGGGTTGCCGGCATGGGAAATCCACAGGGAAGCCAGCGTGCCTTGAACATGCTGTTTGCAATACGGACCATCCAGGAACGAACAGGTAAAGATTTGGGGGCCACCTTTTTGTCCGGAACAACCATTTCAAACTCATTGACCGAATTGTTTTTGTTGTTTAAATACCTTCGTCCGAAGGAGCTGGAACGGCAGCAAATAAAAACCTTTGACGCCTGGGCAGCGGTCTATGCAAAAAAGACCACCGATTATGAATTTTCAGTAACCAACGAGATTGTCCAGAAGGAGCGTTTCCGCTATTTTATAAAAGTACCTGAACTTGCAGCATTTTATAATGAAATTACCGATTACCGAACAGCTAAGGATATTGGCATTGATAGACCGGTAAAGAATGAAATACTGTACAATATACCACCAACTCCACAACAGGAAGAGTTTATTAAAAAGCTGGTAACCTTTGCAAAGAATGGCGATGCAACTTTATTGGGCAGGCCTCCATTATCGGAAAGAGAAGAAAAGGCAAAAATGTTGATTGCCACTAATTATGCCCGGAAAATGTCGCTGGATATGCGGATGATCAGTCCGCATTACGACGACCATATTGACAACAAGGCATCTCATTGTGCAGCGCAGATACATTCCTACTACAAAAAGTTTGATGAATACAAAGGGACACAATTTGTATTTTCTGACCTGGGAACCTACAAACCCGGAGAATTGACACCTTACAGCGAAATTAAAAGAAAACTGGTTGAAGATTATCATATTCCGGCATATGAAATACGATTTATCCAGGAAGCAAAAACAGAAAAAGCAAGAAAGACGTTGATTACAGCGATGAACGAGGGGAGGATTCGTGTACTATTTGGATCGACCGATATGTTGGGTACAGGTGTAAATGCACAGAAAAGAGCAGTTGCTCTGCATCATCTGGATTCCCCGTGGCGACCATCCGATCTGGAGCAGCGGGAGGGTAGAGCAATCCGCAAAGGAAATGAAATTGCGAAGCTAGTTGCCGATAATAAGGTGGATGTAATTATTTATGCTGTTGAAAAGAGTCTCGATTCCTACAAGTTTAATCTGCTGCACAACAAACAGCTTTTTATTCAGCAACTGAAAACCAATAACCTGGGGAAACGAACCATCGATGAAGGTAGTCTGGATGAAAAATCAGGCATGAACTTTTCAGAGTATGTGGCCATTCTTTCAGGAAATACAGATTTATTGGTAAAGGCTAAATTGGAGAAACGTATCGCCGCATTGGAAAGCGAACGACATGCTTTCAATAGAAGCAAGTCTACAGCTCGTTTTAAGTTAGAAGATATTCACGAGAGCATTGATACCCATCAGAAAATAATTACAAAAATGCAGACTGACTGGACAACATTTAATGGTGCTTTCCAAAAGGATGAATCGGGGAATGTTATTAATGCGATAAGAATTGATGGAGTAAACGGTTCAAATCCAAAAAATATAGGGGCCAGGCTCAATGAAATTAGTGAGTCGATCAGAACAGATAGTGAATTTCGACGAATCGGCAGTTTGTATGGTTTGTCAATCCTGGTAAAAACAGAGGCCAGCATGAAAGATGGATTCGATTTTAAAGAAAACCGGTTTTTCATTGAAGGGGAGAGCGGATTAAAATATACGTACAACAACGGTCATATTGCCAAAGATCCTAAGTTGGCAAGCAGTAGTTTTTTGAAAGCCATGGAACGGATTCCGTATTTGATTGATAACCATAAAAAGTATGCAGAAAATGCAGGGAAAGATATTCCGGTGTTGGAAGAAGTGGTGAATAGTACCTGGAGAAAAGAAGGTGAATTAAAAGACCTAAAAGCTGAATTAGCCGGTTTAGAGCGAAAAATACTATATAGTTATATTGATAATGAGCCAAATAAAGTTAAAATTTCCATCTAA
- a CDS encoding helix-turn-helix domain-containing protein, which yields MEVITIESKAYQELIKRIDSIAQYVTSQSSTSESTPEVWLNSNEVADLLKISTRTLQRLRKENLICYTIL from the coding sequence ATGGAAGTAATTACGATTGAAAGCAAGGCATATCAGGAACTCATTAAAAGAATTGATAGTATTGCGCAGTATGTTACCAGCCAGAGTTCCACTTCAGAATCTACCCCTGAAGTTTGGCTTAACAGTAATGAAGTTGCTGATTTGTTAAAAATAAGCACCCGAACGCTTCAGCGCCTCCGTAAAGAAAACTTAATTTGCTACACTATATTATGA
- a CDS encoding sigma-70 family RNA polymerase sigma factor, translating to MNNKSDEKIWDNFRKGDDNALSHIYYQYVQDLFRYGKKFYDDDELIKDMIQALFFDLIRTRKNLGPTDNIKFYLITSFRNKLALVAKKGKFFERPTEANMMKADIVYSIEKEMIEEEELSENKRLVQDALKELSPKQREILYYKYTCDFSYEQICEVMSLKYDSARKQVFRALRSLRKALGDKGSVLLLLAFSSQRNIFSKNN from the coding sequence GTGAATAATAAATCCGATGAGAAAATATGGGATAACTTCCGGAAAGGGGATGATAATGCCCTTTCGCATATCTATTATCAGTATGTACAGGATTTATTCAGGTATGGGAAAAAGTTTTATGATGACGATGAGTTGATTAAAGATATGATCCAGGCTTTGTTTTTTGATTTAATAAGAACCAGAAAAAACCTTGGACCAACAGACAATATTAAATTTTACCTGATAACGTCGTTTCGAAATAAATTAGCATTGGTTGCTAAAAAAGGCAAATTTTTTGAACGTCCAACCGAAGCAAATATGATGAAAGCAGATATTGTTTATTCCATAGAAAAGGAAATGATAGAAGAAGAGGAGCTTTCTGAAAATAAACGCCTGGTTCAGGATGCTTTAAAAGAATTATCACCGAAGCAACGAGAAATTCTTTACTATAAATATACCTGCGATTTTTCGTACGAACAAATTTGTGAAGTTATGTCCTTAAAATATGATTCTGCCAGGAAGCAGGTTTTCAGGGCATTACGGTCGTTGAGAAAAGCACTCGGAGACAAAGGAAGTGTGCTATTGTTACTTGCTTTTTCTTCTCAAAGAAATATTTTTTCAAAAAATAATTGA
- a CDS encoding FecR domain-containing protein, with protein MDSKYLNYILEELLDDKQFVAWVLKGHKNKEWSSFINNHPEIQDRVKKARKIISLLKDTCDILDEEDVLLMWQNIDQFNKSRKNKVHSIKIRRSLSIAASILIIVSFGILGYSYLNNKNAEYQFATSNIADNQEDARLVLSDGEQIALKNEKSTIALNNDEELVIDNENTIDLSDKVTDNASKVQMNEVIVPFGKRSELTLADGTQVWLNAGSRFAFPTKFTNETREVYLQGEACFKVTKNESQPFIVNANDLGIKVLGTHFNVTAYPDDKSIETILVEGSVELSKRKTFGLSSKSVVLEPMQKATFSKDEKEIFVTDEPDADVYIAWTEGWFKFSQQSLEQVFTKLERFYNVDIIVAQNFPSNEKITGKLDLKDSLEEVLKALSEVAKINYRITNNQVLVDKKVEEIPMK; from the coding sequence ATGGACAGTAAATATTTAAATTATATACTGGAAGAGCTACTTGATGACAAACAATTTGTTGCGTGGGTATTAAAAGGTCACAAAAACAAAGAGTGGAGTTCTTTCATAAATAATCATCCCGAAATACAGGATCGAGTAAAAAAAGCCCGGAAAATTATTTCTCTTTTAAAAGATACTTGCGATATACTGGATGAAGAAGATGTCTTGCTGATGTGGCAAAATATCGATCAATTTAATAAATCGCGCAAAAACAAAGTACACTCAATAAAAATTCGTAGATCATTATCAATTGCAGCGTCAATTTTGATTATAGTTTCGTTTGGTATTTTGGGCTATTCGTATTTAAATAACAAGAATGCCGAATATCAGTTTGCTACTTCAAACATTGCCGATAATCAGGAAGATGCACGTTTGGTCTTGTCCGATGGTGAACAAATTGCGCTTAAAAACGAAAAATCAACCATTGCTTTAAACAATGATGAAGAGCTTGTTATTGATAATGAAAATACAATTGACTTATCGGACAAAGTCACAGACAATGCAAGCAAAGTTCAAATGAACGAAGTAATTGTTCCATTTGGTAAACGATCAGAATTAACTCTTGCCGATGGAACACAAGTATGGTTAAATGCCGGAAGTCGTTTTGCTTTTCCTACAAAGTTTACAAATGAAACACGTGAAGTTTACTTGCAGGGAGAAGCCTGTTTTAAGGTTACAAAAAACGAATCGCAACCTTTTATTGTTAATGCCAACGATCTTGGAATAAAAGTCTTGGGAACACATTTTAATGTGACTGCATATCCTGACGATAAATCTATTGAAACAATTTTAGTTGAAGGGAGTGTTGAGCTGTCCAAGAGGAAAACCTTTGGTCTAAGCTCAAAAAGTGTTGTGCTAGAACCAATGCAAAAAGCAACTTTCAGTAAAGATGAGAAAGAAATATTTGTAACAGACGAACCTGATGCGGATGTTTATATCGCCTGGACTGAAGGGTGGTTCAAATTCTCGCAGCAAAGTCTGGAACAGGTTTTTACCAAATTGGAACGTTTTTATAATGTCGATATAATAGTTGCTCAGAATTTCCCTTCTAATGAAAAAATTACCGGGAAACTCGATTTGAAAGATTCGCTGGAGGAAGTATTGAAAGCATTATCAGAAGTGGCAAAAATCAATTACAGGATTACAAACAATCAGGTACTGGTTGATAAAAAAGTAGAGGAGATTCCTATGAAATAA